The Caldisericota bacterium genome has a segment encoding these proteins:
- a CDS encoding S8 family serine peptidase, whose protein sequence is MKKKIIVLFVVLSLVLAVGFVPKTVSASAPPTSAKLSKEFTSNELETPNTIKVIVELWNTPVVPYQIASQGQPFLLSSISGRNALSYAEKLMLAQQDVFDEMKKICSDAELIYSYQYTYNGFSAKVRGEDIGKLAEIKGIKKIFPTDTYYVERSVATSLIGATDMWEMTDEKGNPVDGTGMLIGIIDTGIDYNHPDLGGGFGPGYKVIGGYDFGDDDTDPMDVQGHGTHVAGIAAGDGEVKGVAPSANLMGYKIVPGGNNSASTEAIIAAVEQAVKDKCDAVNLSFGSGKLGTADPEDPENKAFDNAADSGVLAAISAGNQGARSKSTPYPLGSPAGAQKVIAVAASDDAHHPSIFVAAPSTYEKTIMGDYADVSPQFPTVEEYEVVVCGFGSKADVYGLDLTGKIALISRGPIGPNALYFRDKVLNAKVAGAVGVILYNNLPGIVSPALVVNPEDADKEFLPTIFITEVDGLYLKSLINKGLKIKFGETDSLGTAADFTSMGPTSDFYFKPEVSAPGVGINSSVPDGRYASWQGTSMAAPFVAGAICLVKQMHPSWNSEQIKSALMNTATLLKNPETGRVITWTLQGAGRINIPAAATTTAIVEPYDLLAKVANIKPVTFTVQNLSESAETFSVSSELTSVLTEGLTAAVSKTSLTVAVGKTATFNVTFTVDQTKLSNGSHEGVIYVESENTKLHVPFVLWNGDVEIPETLTNVSTSTDTITPNVSTMDFNFTLGTGSIIPPPEPKDRATNANIIDEMQIRIFDMDDNLLGLIYNKALLLVGDYTYSWDGRDISGSYFLDEGTYKWEVAAVESNGNVQDPIIEDAAVVNGEFMVVNAPDTMVTIGVEKDSIVQGDTVAANVNIAVSDKLSSVSTVVTFDATKLSIDPDSVTEGEFFSGSGETVFDYRLDNFTGELFITISMEEGTAKAGEGTLISFNLIGKGVGTSKLGFKEALLSGTEGEILSLFVPTVLTVTEAPNPWDLNRDNTVDNKDIELFTKSFGNETGDPDYNPQADFNGDSVVNGKDLIIFAMHFGEIYP, encoded by the coding sequence ATGAAGAAAAAAATCATTGTTTTGTTTGTAGTACTTTCTCTTGTTCTTGCTGTCGGATTTGTTCCCAAAACCGTTTCGGCTTCAGCTCCCCCAACTTCTGCTAAACTGTCAAAAGAATTTACATCTAATGAATTAGAAACCCCAAACACTATCAAAGTTATTGTAGAACTGTGGAACACTCCTGTTGTTCCTTACCAGATTGCAAGTCAAGGGCAGCCATTTCTTTTAAGCAGTATCAGTGGGCGTAACGCGCTTTCTTATGCTGAGAAATTGATGTTGGCTCAGCAGGACGTGTTTGATGAAATGAAGAAAATTTGTTCAGATGCGGAGCTTATTTACAGCTACCAGTACACGTACAACGGATTTTCTGCAAAGGTGAGAGGCGAGGATATTGGAAAACTTGCGGAAATAAAAGGAATCAAGAAAATTTTCCCAACTGATACGTACTATGTGGAGAGAAGTGTTGCAACATCTCTTATTGGTGCGACTGATATGTGGGAAATGACTGATGAAAAAGGGAACCCCGTTGATGGTACCGGTATGCTTATCGGCATCATTGATACGGGCATTGATTACAACCATCCTGACCTCGGCGGTGGTTTTGGGCCCGGGTATAAGGTGATTGGCGGGTATGATTTTGGCGATGACGATACTGACCCTATGGATGTTCAAGGGCACGGTACTCACGTTGCAGGCATTGCGGCAGGCGACGGTGAGGTAAAAGGTGTTGCGCCTAGTGCAAACCTTATGGGGTATAAAATTGTTCCCGGCGGGAACAATTCTGCATCTACCGAAGCAATCATTGCCGCAGTAGAGCAGGCGGTAAAAGACAAATGTGATGCCGTGAACCTTTCGTTCGGCTCTGGCAAACTTGGAACAGCAGACCCTGAAGATCCTGAAAATAAGGCGTTTGATAATGCGGCAGACAGCGGAGTGCTTGCTGCTATTTCTGCGGGAAACCAGGGGGCAAGGTCAAAATCTACCCCGTATCCATTGGGATCTCCTGCTGGAGCACAAAAAGTCATTGCAGTTGCCGCATCTGATGATGCGCACCATCCTTCTATATTTGTTGCTGCTCCTTCGACTTATGAAAAAACCATTATGGGCGATTACGCTGATGTATCACCCCAATTCCCTACTGTCGAAGAGTATGAAGTTGTGGTTTGTGGTTTTGGTTCAAAAGCTGATGTGTACGGGCTGGACTTGACGGGGAAGATAGCTCTTATCAGCCGCGGCCCTATTGGCCCAAATGCACTTTATTTCAGGGATAAAGTACTTAACGCAAAAGTGGCTGGTGCTGTCGGCGTTATTTTGTACAATAATCTTCCCGGTATTGTTTCGCCTGCACTTGTGGTGAATCCGGAAGATGCAGATAAAGAGTTTCTGCCGACGATTTTTATCACGGAAGTCGACGGATTGTACTTGAAGAGCTTAATTAATAAAGGATTAAAGATAAAATTTGGAGAGACAGATTCCTTGGGGACTGCGGCGGATTTCACTTCTATGGGTCCTACTTCTGATTTTTATTTCAAGCCGGAAGTTTCAGCGCCCGGTGTTGGTATTAACTCTTCTGTGCCTGACGGGAGATATGCAAGCTGGCAGGGTACTTCTATGGCAGCACCGTTTGTTGCTGGCGCAATTTGCCTTGTCAAGCAGATGCATCCTTCCTGGAACTCCGAGCAGATTAAATCTGCACTAATGAATACTGCAACGCTTCTTAAAAATCCTGAAACTGGAAGGGTTATCACATGGACTTTGCAGGGAGCAGGGCGTATAAACATTCCAGCTGCAGCAACAACTACTGCAATTGTTGAACCTTATGATTTGCTTGCCAAAGTGGCTAATATTAAACCGGTAACGTTCACCGTACAAAACCTTTCGGAAAGTGCCGAAACATTTTCAGTTTCCTCGGAACTTACATCTGTTTTAACCGAAGGGCTTACCGCAGCAGTCAGCAAAACATCGCTAACTGTTGCTGTAGGAAAAACGGCGACATTCAACGTGACATTTACTGTGGATCAGACAAAGCTTTCAAATGGCTCACATGAAGGGGTTATTTATGTTGAATCTGAGAATACGAAATTGCACGTGCCTTTTGTTTTGTGGAATGGCGATGTGGAAATACCGGAGACATTAACCAATGTTTCCACCTCTACCGATACTATTACTCCTAATGTAAGCACAATGGATTTTAACTTTACTCTCGGCACCGGTTCTATTATTCCACCGCCTGAACCGAAGGATAGAGCGACAAATGCAAATATTATAGACGAAATGCAGATAAGGATATTTGATATGGATGATAACCTTCTCGGACTAATATATAATAAAGCGCTGCTTCTTGTCGGTGACTATACATATTCGTGGGACGGCAGAGATATATCCGGGAGTTACTTCCTTGATGAAGGTACGTACAAATGGGAGGTGGCTGCTGTTGAGTCAAACGGCAATGTGCAGGATCCTATCATTGAAGATGCAGCTGTTGTAAATGGCGAATTCATGGTGGTAAATGCTCCCGACACGATGGTGACAATAGGTGTTGAAAAAGACAGCATTGTGCAGGGGGATACTGTTGCAGCTAACGTGAATATTGCTGTTTCTGATAAACTTTCAAGCGTTAGCACCGTTGTAACATTTGATGCTACAAAATTGAGTATTGATCCCGATAGCGTCACGGAAGGAGAGTTCTTCAGTGGTTCAGGAGAGACAGTGTTTGATTACCGTTTGGACAACTTTACCGGAGAGCTTTTTATAACGATATCGATGGAAGAAGGCACTGCGAAAGCCGGTGAAGGGACGCTTATCTCGTTTAACTTGATAGGGAAAGGTGTTGGAACGTCTAAACTCGGTTTTAAGGAAGCACTGCTGAGCGGTACTGAGGGAGAAATTCTTTCCCTATTTGTTCCAACGGTTCTTACTGTTACGGAAGCTCCAAACCCATGGGATTTGAACCGTGATAATACGGTTGATAATAAAGATATCGAGCTGTTTACGAAGAGTTTCGGAAACGAAACTGGTGATCCAGATTACAACCCACAGGCGGACTTTAACGGCGACAGTGTCGTTAACGGGAAAGATTTGATAATTTTTGCTATGCATTTCGGCGAGATTTATCCATAA
- a CDS encoding stalk domain-containing protein yields the protein MKFFRRFYLIILIFLFAFSIFPLNSHAITVAPPFNVEVAPNNAGSVGEYRIYGSYSEYDKVKTLKIYFRADTGFRSPSAPFESVLVNNIPVLGVQFKKAEGDSSMEAILSLSQYINTGDKVEILFKKEAGIVNPTIPAVCYKVRVVLVNYLGVEVEVVLSYTYRITSSVVQGVTVIVDPAVKGMEAGYTVSFATGIRGTLRSNEDIRVKFPEGTMFPNFLHKTYILINGQQVSAVYRDTETPYVIRVFAPIDIPANYPVTLVFEKEFGISNPIQAGRKTIMVSTNVEPDWVESVPFNIASPMAQNLNISLGSDVITMDSSIHIDFTTSPIGSLIKGKSIYINFPDGFTLRELIDSSFVTVNDKSADTEVNGEQVIIHVPENIGNNANVVIEISDEAHIANPVSFGDYAIKIYTDSDFGIATAVVSITQSSVRNVVLNALYSGTETKNEFNITFTTGLVGELTNGNDWVKINFGDAFELPETANEGVIFINDIPVNNVSIDVYSVVATVPLNIEPNSEVKVKIPVDFGIRNPGEIGDYVLKVSTSKETAEIESNILTITVLPVVEFTVTPANPDGENGIYKSKPNVHLSTPNGGEVHFKMDDGEFLLYDGQDIVVQEGEHKIFAKAKDGAGNEGDVQERNFIVDNTPPTVSFDQGSGNIYVNDTHTVLSGKVSEPCDLTINGIVVIVENDLSFSHELDVMDKFPLAIYARDIAGNSVSIMRTVYLDEELPVITTLFPDKEQYSTTEETVNIRLKLNEEGTVVLNGKAMDFDGSIFSMTVNLYNGENNFYITAADLAGNKITKNITISRVNEIVITLQIGSDIAYVGSEMKTLDTAPIIQNGRTLVPLRFISEALGAVVDWNGDLKVITITHKTHTIQLQIGSSIALIDSSDVKTLDAPPIIQNGRTLVPLRFIMETFGATVDWENETKTITITYTP from the coding sequence ATGAAATTTTTTAGAAGGTTTTATCTAATAATTTTAATATTTTTATTTGCTTTTTCGATATTTCCATTAAATTCTCATGCAATTACTGTTGCGCCTCCTTTTAATGTTGAGGTTGCTCCCAATAATGCAGGGTCTGTTGGCGAATATCGGATTTACGGAAGCTATTCCGAATATGACAAAGTGAAGACACTTAAAATTTATTTTAGGGCAGATACGGGTTTTAGAAGTCCGAGTGCTCCTTTTGAAAGCGTCCTTGTGAATAATATTCCAGTGCTTGGAGTCCAGTTTAAGAAAGCTGAAGGAGATTCCTCAATGGAGGCAATTCTCTCCCTTTCTCAATACATAAATACAGGTGACAAAGTAGAAATTTTATTTAAAAAAGAAGCAGGAATTGTGAATCCTACAATTCCTGCAGTGTGTTATAAAGTAAGGGTAGTTTTGGTAAATTATCTTGGAGTTGAAGTTGAAGTAGTTCTTTCATATACTTACAGAATTACTTCATCTGTAGTGCAAGGTGTAACTGTGATAGTAGATCCTGCTGTTAAGGGAATGGAAGCAGGGTATACGGTGAGTTTTGCAACAGGTATAAGGGGGACTTTAAGGAGCAATGAAGATATTAGGGTCAAATTTCCCGAAGGTACAATGTTTCCAAATTTTCTTCATAAAACATACATTCTGATTAACGGACAACAAGTTTCTGCTGTATATCGAGACACAGAAACCCCTTATGTAATTCGTGTTTTTGCTCCCATTGATATCCCTGCAAATTATCCAGTTACATTGGTTTTCGAGAAGGAATTTGGGATTTCCAATCCCATTCAGGCTGGACGTAAAACAATTATGGTTTCAACCAATGTTGAGCCCGATTGGGTAGAGTCAGTGCCTTTTAATATTGCATCCCCTATGGCGCAAAACCTCAACATAAGCCTTGGCTCGGATGTTATTACAATGGATTCATCCATACACATTGATTTTACCACATCTCCTATTGGATCCTTGATAAAAGGTAAAAGCATTTATATAAATTTTCCTGATGGTTTTACTCTTCGCGAATTAATTGATTCTTCTTTTGTTACAGTTAACGACAAAAGTGCCGATACGGAAGTGAATGGAGAACAAGTTATTATTCACGTACCGGAGAATATAGGAAACAATGCCAATGTAGTTATCGAGATATCCGATGAAGCTCACATTGCAAATCCGGTATCTTTCGGGGATTACGCGATAAAAATATACACGGATAGCGATTTTGGTATTGCAACTGCTGTCGTTTCCATAACCCAATCTTCTGTCAGAAATGTTGTGCTGAATGCCTTGTACTCGGGCACGGAAACGAAGAACGAGTTTAATATCACTTTTACAACAGGACTTGTGGGGGAGCTAACTAACGGAAACGACTGGGTAAAAATAAATTTTGGAGACGCTTTTGAACTCCCTGAAACTGCTAACGAAGGGGTAATATTTATTAACGATATTCCGGTAAATAATGTATCTATCGATGTTTACAGTGTTGTAGCAACTGTTCCACTTAATATCGAGCCAAACAGCGAGGTGAAAGTAAAGATACCTGTGGATTTTGGCATCAGAAATCCTGGTGAAATTGGCGATTATGTGTTGAAAGTATCTACTTCAAAAGAAACTGCTGAAATAGAGAGTAACATCCTGACCATTACGGTGCTTCCTGTTGTTGAATTTACTGTGACGCCTGCGAATCCTGACGGAGAAAACGGTATTTATAAAAGCAAGCCGAATGTCCATCTTTCGACGCCCAACGGCGGAGAAGTTCATTTTAAGATGGACGACGGTGAATTCCTTCTGTATGACGGGCAAGATATTGTTGTGCAGGAAGGAGAGCATAAGATTTTTGCCAAGGCAAAGGATGGAGCGGGAAACGAAGGCGATGTGCAGGAAAGAAATTTCATAGTTGACAACACGCCTCCTACTGTAAGCTTTGACCAGGGCAGTGGCAATATATATGTGAATGACACACATACAGTTTTGTCTGGAAAGGTTAGTGAACCCTGTGACCTGACTATTAACGGTATTGTTGTGATTGTTGAAAACGACCTTTCTTTTTCCCATGAGTTAGATGTAATGGACAAATTTCCCCTTGCTATATATGCGAGAGACATTGCCGGTAATTCTGTTTCTATAATGAGGACCGTATACCTGGATGAGGAACTACCCGTTATAACAACGCTTTTCCCTGATAAAGAACAGTACAGTACAACGGAAGAGACGGTTAATATCCGGTTGAAGTTAAATGAAGAAGGGACCGTTGTACTTAACGGCAAAGCGATGGATTTTGATGGGAGCATTTTTAGTATGACAGTTAATTTGTATAATGGTGAAAACAATTTTTATATTACAGCGGCAGACCTTGCCGGGAATAAGATAACGAAGAATATCACGATAAGCCGTGTCAATGAAATAGTTATAACGCTTCAAATAGGGAGTGACATTGCGTATGTTGGCTCTGAGATGAAAACACTGGATACTGCTCCTATTATTCAAAATGGGAGGACGCTTGTTCCGCTGCGCTTTATTTCGGAAGCACTTGGTGCCGTTGTGGATTGGAATGGCGATTTAAAGGTTATTACAATTACGCATAAGACACACACGATACAGCTGCAAATTGGGTCTTCCATTGCTCTGATTGATAGTAGCGATGTGAAAACGCTGGACGCTCCGCCTATTATTCAAAACGGAAGGACGCTTGTCCCGCTGCGCTTTATTATGGAAACGTTCGGTGCAACTGTTGACTGGGAGAACGAAACAAAAACGATAACAATCACTTACACGCCTTAA
- a CDS encoding stalk domain-containing protein → MKKILIYLLSFVFLFTIFSTVSSQPVSANVTINEVTITPLTENTQAEYKIEMRVGVAINTNDAGEHNIYVQFPSEYDLPATINPNYVTISDGGLFSSHPSVILVGVNNTIKLTLTDSILVTQKVFITFSSSAGIVNPVYGVYSIKIWTTAEPTPVTSESFLIVISGGGGNPVAGLIVYVSPMDSGEIADYSIVFNVSSDGALIGGVDYVDVYFPTGTVFPSNPDPSKVLLRYLNCDAIEINGLRVRVYVPDLGFVPPGGSCTVEFLKTFGIKNPEQPGNYNLQVLTSKDTGLAISNPYHITGTIISNVTATVAPPSQSTMAEYKVVFSTSATGNLTANSSKINIVFPDEVTLPTLVIPGAITVNDNACVNVTISGNKLIITTPVNTSANSQITVIIAPGFGIKNPGAAGIYSISIYTSSDATRVSTNFTITTSQIGQPTVQISSASAGQVSVYTISFTTGESGAFVAGVDKINIIFPVGTTVPQVIQKYDVTVNGVTATYVTVSVRTVTITVPINIPANSIITVVIFENAGIVNPAAAASYVLNVNTTKETYSVASTAYVIYITPATQLTAIPASPDGLNGYYKTQPTVTLTTSSIADPNPFIYFYFDNNSPAVYSGQTITVPEGFHTLFYYAVDHQGRQEGIKSRQFMVDIVPPQLVITSPADNATLSSKDVVVSGAVEIGTTVKVDGLPVSVDAAGHFSTIITISGSSAVMTIVATDFAGNSTQKVLHVSLDTTPPTLTVISPVSFQEFHKLPVIVRGTTEPGATVTVNGNEATVDANGGFLYGLYEISEGEASIIQVIAKDAAGNAATKNINIKYIKTTIIKLQVKNVVAMINADTVSLDAPPIIKNGRTMVPVRFISEALGAEITWDPVFQIIDIELGNDTIRLQIGKNFASVNDKKIAINTAPIIDNGRTMVPVRFISEALGAEVVWDDATKTITIIYPKP, encoded by the coding sequence ATGAAAAAGATTTTAATTTATTTGCTTTCATTTGTTTTTCTTTTTACCATATTTTCGACGGTTTCCTCCCAACCTGTTTCTGCTAATGTTACGATTAATGAAGTTACGATAACGCCGCTTACCGAAAATACACAGGCAGAGTATAAAATTGAAATGCGCGTGGGAGTTGCGATAAACACTAATGATGCTGGTGAGCATAACATTTATGTGCAGTTCCCGTCTGAATATGATTTGCCTGCTACGATAAATCCCAATTATGTTACCATTAGTGATGGGGGTTTATTTTCTTCGCATCCATCCGTCATTTTAGTTGGCGTTAATAATACTATCAAGTTGACTCTTACAGACAGCATTTTGGTTACACAAAAAGTTTTTATAACTTTTTCTTCTTCTGCAGGTATTGTAAACCCTGTTTACGGTGTGTACAGTATAAAAATATGGACTACTGCTGAACCTACTCCTGTTACTTCTGAATCTTTTCTTATTGTAATAAGCGGAGGTGGCGGAAATCCTGTTGCTGGATTGATTGTCTATGTTTCACCAATGGATTCAGGGGAAATAGCAGATTATTCAATAGTGTTCAACGTCTCTAGTGACGGAGCACTTATTGGCGGTGTTGATTATGTGGATGTTTATTTCCCTACAGGGACAGTATTTCCTTCAAATCCTGACCCGTCAAAAGTGCTTTTGAGATATCTTAATTGTGATGCTATTGAAATAAACGGCTTAAGGGTAAGAGTGTATGTACCGGATTTGGGTTTTGTTCCACCAGGTGGATCATGTACTGTAGAGTTTTTGAAAACATTTGGTATTAAGAATCCTGAGCAACCTGGCAACTATAATCTTCAAGTTTTGACAAGTAAGGATACAGGACTTGCAATTTCTAATCCTTACCACATTACGGGAACGATTATTTCAAATGTAACAGCAACTGTTGCACCTCCTTCGCAGTCAACTATGGCTGAATACAAAGTAGTTTTTAGTACCTCTGCAACCGGTAATCTAACTGCAAATTCTAGTAAAATTAATATTGTATTTCCTGACGAAGTGACGCTTCCTACATTGGTAATCCCAGGTGCAATTACTGTAAATGATAATGCTTGTGTTAATGTAACAATTTCTGGCAATAAACTTATTATTACAACTCCTGTAAATACATCTGCAAATTCGCAGATTACCGTAATTATTGCTCCCGGTTTTGGAATTAAAAATCCGGGGGCAGCAGGGATATACAGTATTTCTATCTATACTTCATCGGATGCTACTCGTGTAAGCACAAATTTTACTATAACTACTTCTCAGATAGGGCAACCAACTGTTCAGATTTCTTCGGCAAGCGCGGGACAGGTCTCTGTCTATACAATTTCGTTTACTACTGGAGAAAGCGGAGCATTTGTCGCTGGAGTTGACAAGATAAATATTATTTTTCCCGTGGGGACTACAGTGCCTCAAGTAATTCAAAAATATGACGTGACGGTGAATGGTGTTACTGCAACATATGTAACAGTTAGCGTGAGAACAGTTACGATTACTGTACCGATAAATATTCCTGCAAATTCTATAATTACCGTGGTAATTTTTGAAAATGCAGGCATTGTAAATCCTGCAGCGGCTGCTTCTTATGTATTGAATGTAAATACTACTAAAGAAACTTATTCGGTTGCTTCGACTGCTTATGTAATTTATATTACGCCTGCGACACAATTAACTGCGATACCAGCGAGCCCTGACGGGCTTAACGGGTATTATAAAACGCAGCCGACAGTGACACTTACTACCTCAAGTATTGCTGATCCAAACCCGTTTATATATTTCTACTTTGACAATAACAGTCCTGCAGTGTATAGCGGGCAGACAATTACTGTGCCGGAAGGGTTTCATACTTTATTTTATTATGCTGTTGACCATCAAGGAAGGCAGGAAGGAATTAAATCCAGACAGTTTATGGTTGACATTGTGCCTCCCCAGCTTGTTATTACGTCCCCTGCGGATAATGCAACTTTAAGCAGTAAAGATGTCGTGGTGTCCGGGGCTGTAGAAATTGGTACCACCGTAAAAGTTGACGGGCTGCCTGTTTCTGTTGATGCAGCAGGGCATTTTAGCACAATAATAACAATAAGTGGAAGCAGCGCTGTTATGACAATTGTCGCAACGGATTTTGCAGGAAACAGTACCCAAAAAGTACTACACGTTTCTCTTGATACAACACCGCCTACGCTGACTGTGATAAGCCCCGTTTCTTTCCAGGAGTTTCACAAATTGCCAGTTATAGTGAGAGGAACAACCGAGCCGGGCGCGACTGTGACCGTGAATGGTAATGAAGCAACAGTTGATGCAAATGGCGGATTTTTGTACGGGCTTTACGAAATCAGCGAAGGCGAAGCATCGATTATTCAAGTGATTGCAAAAGATGCGGCAGGCAATGCTGCTACAAAAAATATTAACATTAAGTATATAAAAACGACGATTATAAAACTTCAGGTAAAAAATGTAGTTGCGATGATTAATGCTGATACTGTTTCGCTGGATGCCCCGCCGATTATCAAAAATGGGAGGACAATGGTGCCTGTCCGTTTTATTTCAGAAGCACTTGGCGCGGAGATTACGTGGGATCCTGTTTTCCAGATTATTGACATCGAGCTTGGAAATGATACGATAAGATTGCAAATAGGGAAGAACTTCGCCTCGGTGAATGATAAAAAAATTGCGATAAATACAGCCCCTATTATTGATAACGGTAGGACAATGGTTCCTGTCCGTTTTATTTCGGAAGCACTTGGAGCGGAAGTCGTCTGGGATGACGCGACGAAGACCATTACGATTATTTATCCAAAACCATAA
- a CDS encoding GIY-YIG nuclease family protein, which produces MDKQFYVYIMTNKYGTVFYVGVTNDLKRRAYEHKNKLVKGFTKKYNINKLVYYEVFEDAYNEISREKQLKAGSRKKKVDLINSTNKEWNDLYEEI; this is translated from the coding sequence ATGGATAAACAATTTTATGTGTATATAATGACTAATAAGTATGGCACTGTGTTTTATGTAGGAGTAACAAATGATTTGAAAAGAAGAGCATATGAGCATAAAAACAAATTAGTAAAAGGATTTACAAAAAAATATAATATTAACAAGCTTGTGTATTATGAAGTGTTTGAGGATGCTTATAATGAAATCTCGAGAGAAAAACAACTAAAAGCCGGTTCCAGAAAGAAGAAAGTAGATTTAATCAACAGCACTAATAAAGAATGGAATGATTTATACGAAGAAATATAA